The sequence ATCATTATTTCTTTTACTTCTTCGTTAATTACCTTATCAGGCAGGTTTCTGAATTCCTCCCTGAGCAGATTATACTTTGGGCCTAATAACATGACCTCATCTTCCGAATACTTTTTGTAGTCCATATACTCCGCCGCTATATTACCGTTTATCAATATATCTACCGGGTAAACAAATTTATTTAAATCATCGATGTATCCTATCTTTTTTACATGGGGTTTTATTTCTAGAAAGTATTCTTCTGTAACATTGTAACTGTCTATAAATAACAAATCTAGACCATATTCTTTAATAGCATAAATAATCTCTTTTGCTTCCCTCTGCAATTCATATAATCCTTCTTTTAGATCTGTTGTTTTTTTATAATTCAATTGGATAACGTTAAAACCCGATTCTTTTATTTTTACAATTCCATCTTTCATTTTACTCAAAAAGTAAACTTCATACCCCTGTTTTCTAAATTCTACAGCCAATGACAGGCAGCGCATTATATGGCCAAAACCAATATTTGGTCCTGCATCGACCCGAAAACCTATTTTGTTCATATCTACCTCT is a genomic window of Koleobacter methoxysyntrophicus containing:
- the pseG gene encoding UDP-2,4-diacetamido-2,4,6-trideoxy-beta-L-altropyranose hydrolase, encoding MEEVDMNKIGFRVDAGPNIGFGHIMRCLSLAVEFRKQGYEVYFLSKMKDGIVKIKESGFNVIQLNYKKTTDLKEGLYELQREAKEIIYAIKEYGLDLLFIDSYNVTEEYFLEIKPHVKKIGYIDDLNKFVYPVDILINGNIAAEYMDYKKYSEDEVMLLGPKYNLLREEFRNLPDKVINEEVKEIMITTGGSDPYNMSYKILKMILDDEELKDLTINVIIGNGFSNKEELRKIKEKNKNVILHENIKEISEIMLKSDIAISAGGSTLYELCACGTPTLAFIMADNQEFIVKKMDELGYLKSLGWYYNLDDKKLLKLIKTFIKDYSLRIKLKNKGRSLINAKGVVRIVELISTL